TCGTCGGGCAGGTCGAATAGCGGGTGACCCTGCGCGCAATAGAGTTTCTGCACCTCGGAAAAAACGGGCTGCGTGCGCAAATGCGGCGTCGCGCTGCCGACCGTCGGCATCAGCACGATCTGATAACCACCATTTAGAAGGCCCTGATGTAGCACCTGCGGCGCGGCGACGTCGATCTCCAGATGCACACGCGGCGCCTGTCGGTGGAAGGCGGCGAGTGCCCCCTGGAGATCGAGATCCCGGTTGGTGATCATCGCGTCGACCGTGCCGAAGGTCAGGCTGCCGGTCAGTTCCCCTTGCGCCTCGCCGACACGGCTCTGGAACTTTTCCAGCGAGCCGAAAAGATCCAGCGTCGCCTCATAAACGAGGCGTCCTTCGTCGGTCAGAAGGAAACCGCTGCGCCCGCGGCTGCAGAGGCGTAAGCCCAGCCGCTCCTCAAGGTGGCGCATATGGGTGGAGATGGTCGCCTGCGTCATCCCGAGTGATGATTGCGCGGCGGAAAACCCCCCATGCTGCACGACGGAGGCAAAGACACGCAACAATCTCAACTCTGCATCGCCGAGCGACAGATTGAGGATGCGATGGCGAACCTTGTTGATCATTCATTGATTAAGTCACAACTAAACATCCAATCATAGATATTTTTAAGCGTATCGACCTTCCACACACTCCCTTCATCCTGAGGAGGAGAGACATGGCGGGTAATTCCTA
This is a stretch of genomic DNA from Ensifer adhaerens. It encodes these proteins:
- a CDS encoding LysR family transcriptional regulator, whose translation is MINKVRHRILNLSLGDAELRLLRVFASVVQHGGFSAAQSSLGMTQATISTHMRHLEERLGLRLCSRGRSGFLLTDEGRLVYEATLDLFGSLEKFQSRVGEAQGELTGSLTFGTVDAMITNRDLDLQGALAAFHRQAPRVHLEIDVAAPQVLHQGLLNGGYQIVLMPTVGSATPHLRTQPVFSEVQKLYCAQGHPLFDLPDDALTDAVLEAQSFAGRTYMLTETICGVNFHWAAATPHMEGTLLLLLSGAYIGFLPDHYADEWVRNGRLRLLAPERMTFEDMFHIAHPRSKPSRAAETLAQAILASARPG